TGTTAGCATCACCTCTGTCCAAGTTTATATGGGTCAGGCATCCTGCACATGTTGCTCAATGTATAGCTTGAACAAACAGTAACCTTCAGGTTCTTCACCATCAGTACATATTTGTAGGAGGCACTAGTACTGTGATTACTGCTACTAATAAtacccaaaaaacaaacagattgcaTGACGTGGGTGCCCTCTAATGGACGAGATGGCATTACTATTAAAGGCATTGAATCAACCTTCATTCATTCTTATCTAATGTCAGAAAGCATGAGCAAATCACATTGCTCCAGTTACAGTGTGGATAAGCATATGTTGCAGTTAATCCTGCTTTTCTTCACCTTGCTATGTTTATAACTCTGCAAACAATGGAACTTGCAGAGGACATAGTTTAAACTTCCAGTCTGGGGCTTGTCCAAAattgaaatctttttttattgagtatggtCAACAACAAATGCTCTGGTTACAGGTAATTCTCCTTACcccttcaggtgtgaaaaagaaCAAGCTTGGGCATATGTGTAGAGTAAGTATAATTACAGAACTTCCTACTATAAAGTTCAGAATCCCCTGACCCATTCCCATCAACAACACCCCCGCATTATTAGCAATAGTAGAAATGCCAAGTTCTTCCAAATGGAATCCGATGCTTTTGTCTGCTTTAAGCTTCACCCAAGGGTCATTAAGGCTGCTTCGTTACTCCATCGTATCTGAATCCTAATAAGTGTCAATGCTTATATTATTCTATAGGATGCTTCATTATGTACAGTAATTACTTGCATCTACATGCAAGTAAAATGCATATAATATTTTTCTGACATCCCATGAAATAGTTCCATCAAGTACAGTAGGTGAATCTGTATTATACTTTACAGCTAAGGCACCACAGGTAACTTGGGTCACGCTAAGGTTTTCAATTACATGCTTTTgcttcatctagaattgattattttaatgcacttttttctggtgtcccagaacgtgtggtatcccgcttgcagcttgttcagaataccgccgctacaATTGTGACTAAACCCAGGAAAAGTGAATTGTGACTAAAcccaggaaaagtgaacaaacTACTGTTTCGGCCTCTTTACACTGGTTCCCTGTGCAGTATAAAATGGATTTGAAatctgggaccgttacagtttaagtcaagactataaaagcacttttataaaatggctttcttatcttagtgggttttaatgtaactttaaaagtgctgcttttgtattactatgtgtatactgttatttaaatctgttatttaaatgatctgattgtgacagttgtatgtgtgacatgctatacaaatgtactgtagtttgttctttttttctgctatgtactacacagtgctttgtgatacgtttgtataaaaagtgctatataaatgcaataaataaatacattgtttctgatttagatttttttttatctacagtaATGAAGTCTGGGAAATGTTGTTTGCCAGTCCAGTTTACAAACAATCCGAGTCTACAAAGCTGCCGGCACCCCGACTGTCATGGATAAGACATATAGATTCAACATTAGCACACCGAGTATTCTTATGTAGGTGTCAGTTCTGCACACTGGATTCAGAAAAGTCTATTTGAAGATGCTGCTGCTTAGAGCATAGCTtctatttctttaaattattatttttttttattattatttgtttattaagcagacgcctttatccaaggcgacttacagagactagggtgtgtgaactatgcatcagctgaagagtcatttacaatttcgtctcacccgaaagacggagcacaaggaggttaagtgacttgctcaggatcacacagcgagtcagtggctgaggtgggatttgaaccggggaactccaggttacaagcccttttctttaaccactggacaacacagtgGTTAAAAACTGCAGCATTGCTTTATTCTGCCTCAGCAGGGCTTTGGAGGTTATATGATGACATTTTAGGTTTTAGCctgtagaaaaaaaagagaaaattatTATTGTCAGGGAGAAAAACTCATTCACAACTGCAGAATATACAGTAAACACACTGCACTGGAGCCGCTCTCGAACTGCAATTCCTTAGACAGTCGAGCACGCAGTTCTTCTTATTAGCTCCCTCTGGTGGACATATTACACTAAATCAGCACACTTGCTTCAGCACATTTGTAAGTCTCAAGCTGATATCCTGATATCAGGTAACACGGCATGACCTACCCTTTAATGATCTGCATCTCGTCGATGGTCTCTGGCATCGGCACTCTGAAGCTCTCAGGTATAAGGAGAATGAGAACACCTGACAAGATTGTGAGGCTCCCCATCAGAAAGTAAGGCAAATACTTATCATATGTACCTGTGTCAGAatacagacaaaaaaataaatacgaagggaaataaaaaaaaaagaaacaagtgtgGACATACATTCTGAACATCTCTGTTACTAACATACCAAGCCCGCACATGCAGTGCTGTGCTTATTTTACTCACTGGGATAGCTGTAAACACACTTCAATATTTCCCCACTCTCCTGACTGTTGTGGACATTGGACTTTATAATGATTCATATGTTCCATTCTATTTAAAGTGATGTTAGGTAATACAATTACTCCATAAACAATACCGTCTGTGCACTTCAATtcgctctatatatatatatatatatatatatatatatatatatatatatatatatatatatatatatatatatatatatatatatatatgcttttttttctctcatttcaAAAAAATTAGGcattaattaaagaatggaggaaacactttgtgACTACATGGTCCCTGGTTTCCTGCCAGTGAATGTATTGCACCTTTCGTTCAGGTGTCAGGTGAGCAGGTAAAAGCAGCCCTCCCTGAAGCAGGTGGGCTGCACAGTTTCTTACCCAAGTAGATGAAGTATGGAGAGATGATGCTGCCCAGCCTGGATCCCATGGAACAGGTTCCCACCGCCATGTTCCGCACTACAGTCGGGTACACCTCTGCAGTGTAGACGTACACTATAGAAAACGCAGCTGTGATGCCAAATTTTCCAACCATCTCTAGTGCAGTAGACACCactgttaaacctggaataaAAATCCAAATCAAATATCATGAAGGCTGgataaacattcaaaacaaagctAAAGCTGAAATGCGCAGTACAATCTCCAATAAAGAGTGACGGGAATGAGACCCGAGACAGAAGCAAATCAGTGATGTGGGATTCAGACAACGTGGCCAAAACTTCACTTTTAAGGTGTTTTTGCTAGTTTTTGATATTTGCTTCTTTATCCACACTGTAAACAAGCATTTTgacaattttatttaaattatcatcATTTACCTAAAAAATCTCCTGCAAAGCAATGACCTTTAAAAGAAGCTCAGGATAGCGGATTTATCGgtaacactcaatcataaacaCATCGAGAGACTTGAAACATTTTGAATGCAATAATCACGATCACTATGAAGCAATGCTTCAATCAGTCAATCGTCAAGCTCCTTCCCCTTGAAACCACTAGCCATGCCGTTTCATAATGACTTCAGATGGTTCTCAGTATTTTAAGGTAAGCCTTACTTGGTGGAACAAGATGAATGAAGAAAAGAAGCACTCCACCGAGGAAGAGTGTGGCAGACATGCTGTACCGCCTCGGAAACCATCGCAGGAGTAACCAGGCCACAACGTACGCCGGGACTTCAGTGGCAGCTGAGAAGAAACAGTTTAAATAGGGGTCCCCGTGCAAATTGGGTGTGTTCAAAGACAGGGCAAAGTATCCAACACTTACTGTCAtcctaaaaaagaaaagaaaaagaatgtggCACAGGGAAATGACGcacaacagttcggaaacacctgGATACAAAGCCAACAAGACATGGGAATGTGTCCTGCAGTGCAGTAAACTAGATTATTTTCCAATGGGGCTGCCCATAGTGTGCACTAATGCAGGACGCACTGTGTACCTGCAGTTTAACCCAAAGGGGCATACAGCATGCCAGTGATTCTTGGCAGCACAGTGTACATCATCAGTTGCTTCCAATCCTTGGTACTCACCACACAGCAAAGAACATAATCGTCATGGTGCAGATGTTTTTGGTCCTTAGCAGATCCAGGATGCTATGGGACTGCTTTCTTTTAGATGCCCAATCTGATACCTGAAGctcaaaacaacatttttttttactaagttaGAAGAGTTAAACATGAAGGACATTATTCCAAGTGCGAGGCAGACTGACAAACAACCACACAGCTCGTCTCTCGTCTCAAAAAGGCAGGCGAACTTGCTGCAGTCTGTTTTCTTGGTATTTCTCTTTTTCTTGTAGCCTATATAGATGTGCTATTGTAATAGAAACTGAGCCAGCGGTTTCTTAAACCAGCAAGATAGAGCtggagaattcaaaaacagcaaaccgctctgtatccaaggagaatcaggatccaaccacatactcatcaatcactagaaatacttcatgAAGAAGAATACCATGCTATCTGATGAAGGCAGAGGCCAAAACATCGtggctaattattaaaatagtgagttttcaatGCATCTATGAACGTGGATGTAATTATATTCACTATAATATAATCCTCAAAGCCGATATCACCTGATGAAGGGCCATTTGCATTCCCCAAAGGTTCTGTAACCTTTGTGACACCCTAGCTGGTCCAATAACAAGGTATTACAAAAAGAACCTTGGAATTCAATACTGAAGAGTGAACTAAAGCAACAAagtctaaaataattaaaagaattaGAAACTTCAAAGCCTTTTATATACTAGGACCATAAACCTTGTTATGATccagggaggtaggactacaacTGAACAAGCATTAACCAGAACAAATGATTTATTGTACAAATTTATCTGATTTACTTTCTGAAAGGTCCTAAAGCTCCATTTGCTGCTAATCCGAGTTTAAAGctgtgctttctttttgaaaCGTACATTCGGAAATCAAGTTGTaagttgtacagtatatttatgcAACCTTGGCAAGGGTTactttaatataatgtaattatGTCAAGTAAATTGACACCACCTCAATGGATGGTATAAAGTTACAGAGTTTACATGAAGCCCATGCAAACACCCCTTCCTTTGGCTGTGTTCCCAACTCCAAATGCAAGACctgaattcaaaataataataataataataataataataataataataataataataataataatacatattttctcATACAGTAGGTAGTCATTTTTTAGGTGTCATATTTGACCTTTTCCAACAAAATGATATTTGACCGAAttgaataaaaacatgttttaattgcaaTATATTTGTGTTGCGTACAgatgtttttgcattttatttttaataactacAAACCATTTGTtgcctgtagtttttttttaattttaaaaagcaaaaggtACGTGAATGTAAATGTATACTAGCAACATTTCAAAattgatgtgtaaattaaaaataatcccCTTAGGACAAACCAAAACTGTTGCATAGAAACTCCAGTTTCCGCTACATTGAAGTCACTCAATGCCTGGATTGTACCAAATGCAGATGTGAGACCCTTGTGTAAGGATCAGTGCTGCCCCCTGCTGAACATTCTTAAAGCACCATGATTCCTATTACTGTGGAATTATTCAGGCCGGCTGTTTACATTTAAGAATAGAACTGGATTGCTAGTATGGAATCCAACTTCCATCCGTCTGATGTTGCGGGTATCATAACATGTTCACACAGTATAAACTGAACAGAACATAAAGATTTGCGGAATGTGGTTTTGAGTAAGCTAAAATTACAGCACACAGAACTTATAAAGGTAGGGTTAATAAGCATGTGTATCACCATGTCCTCTGCAAGTAGTGATACCATTGCTCACATACTAATGGAACAAACTGTATACTGCTACAAAGGTTAAGATAtcctacagggatggaaataagcctcccattgcacagcagtctgatccattcctggttttactgagagTTTAATAAGAAAacacctgggcttgttacctatacacagtggctaatcaagcttgtattaaaatctggaatggatgaaactgctatgcttatttccatccatgtCCAATGGAAAAGTGCCGGTACCTCTCCAGGTTCAAAGACTCTGGTGGGTGCAGCGATCCCATTTTTCCTGGCAGCCTCTTGCAGGATTTCTTCAGCCTCCTCCACTCTGCCCTGCGAGAGCAGCCACCGTGGAGACTCTGGGATGAACCTGCAACACAAACAGCACCCCAGCGTGAAGCCAGCAGCCCGGGAACACACTAGCACAGATATTAACAGCTGCCTTCAACTGGCTAAGCTATGGTACTGCTGAACTGAAAACCatgtttcaaaaaaacaaaaaagacaacacAAAACGTTGTCTTGTTTACTGCAAACTCTGCAAAAATCTAAAGATTAGTACTGTCCTGGCAAATCTGACTCAATGAATACCAGTAGCTACAGACAATGGCACCACATACTGTGGCGGTCAGTTTGAGCACTTTgaacaaacacatacagtatgcagATTTAAAGCTGAGCAATCACTTATTCTGACTCTGACAATTCTTACAAACTATAGTAACACTTCACATAAAGTCTTTCCATCTACACTGCTATTACTATGTAATTGCATGTGTGATTACATAGTAATAACAAGGTTAATAAACAACCACAAATAGATTGTGATTAAACATCTTGTTGCATTGCACTTGTAATACAAAGGCTTCTTAATAAAAAATGATGATGTCGTTTTTGTCATTCAAACCTACCACCAGAGAGGAATGTAAAGAAACCCAGGGACAGATAAGGCCAGCTGCAGCATCCTCCAGTCTCTGATGCAGAACGCAAACAAAGGCAGCAGCATGTAGCCGATCGCAAAGAAAAGGCACACTCCCAGTGTGGAATAGAGAACGCGAGCGGACTTGCCTAAGATTTCAGTTCCTGTTGAGAAGAAAGTAAAGTCAGCGAACTCTGTTCCTGTAGATTGCTTTGCTAGATGTcagcagacctggggtcaattccaatgtaagtgtaattgtaattgaacagtgGCACATctgcgtaattgtaattataccatagAGGTcaattacacatgtatttgccATTCAAtcgttattctttgtattttcaaccacttttgatGACcgtcaaaggaaaaaaaaaaaaaaattgtaatatatAACGTTTCTGAATTTGTCCCTGTATTTATTgctgggttatttagaataaatacagtaaacatgttaatgtagttgtttgtat
The window above is part of the Acipenser ruthenus chromosome 22, fAciRut3.2 maternal haplotype, whole genome shotgun sequence genome. Proteins encoded here:
- the LOC117413402 gene encoding organic cation/carnitine transporter 2-like; the protein is MSRSYDEITSFLGEWGPFQRAIFFLLSASIIPNGFNGLSVVFLADTPSHWCHIPTNANISDQWRNVSIPLEEVNGELQYSKCRRYSLGVIRNLSAMSYLPGVDVNVTEIKQERCLDGWEYSQETYISTIVTQWDLVCSNDWKIPLTSSVFYLGVLCGSFISGQLSDRYGRKAVLFGTMAVQTCFSVIQVFAPNWGAFCVLFFIVGMGQISNYVAAFVLGTEILGKSARVLYSTLGVCLFFAIGYMLLPLFAFCIRDWRMLQLALSVPGFLYIPLWWFIPESPRWLLSQGRVEEAEEILQEAARKNGIAAPTRVFEPGEVSDWASKRKQSHSILDLLRTKNICTMTIMFFAVWMTVSVGYFALSLNTPNLHGDPYLNCFFSAATEVPAYVVAWLLLRWFPRRYSMSATLFLGGVLLFFIHLVPPSLTVVSTALEMVGKFGITAAFSIVYVYTAEVYPTVVRNMAVGTCSMGSRLGSIISPYFIYLGTYDKYLPYFLMGSLTILSGVLILLIPESFRVPMPETIDEMQIIKGLKPKMSSYNLQSPAEAE